The DNA region GAAAGTCTCGGAAGACTCGGAAGGGCGGAGCAACGTCACCTTGTAACACAAGTGCTACCGTGAATCGGTGGCCGAGATAGGACTTCGTGAGATGCGGCAGAACGCCAGCGAGCTGGTGCGGCGCGCTCAGGCCGGCGAGCAGCTGACCATCACCGTTACCGGCCGACCGGCAGCTGTCCTCGGCCCGGTGGCTCCGCACAGATGGCGGCGCTGGGACGACCTCGCCGACATCTTCTCCCTCCCAGCCGACACGGACTGGCCCAGCGATCGCGATCTCATCGACGACACCGTTGAAGATCCCTGGGAAGCCCGGTGAGTCGCGGCATCCTCGACACCAGCGTTCTGGTCGCCACCGACATCGCGCCGATCCCCGGCGAACTCGCGATCAGCGTCATCAGCATCGCCGAGCTCCACTTCGGCGTCCTGGTCGCCAAGACCTCCGAGGCCCGCGCGAACCGCCTCGCCCGTC from Parafrankia irregularis includes:
- a CDS encoding type II toxin-antitoxin system Phd/YefM family antitoxin, encoding MAEIGLREMRQNASELVRRAQAGEQLTITVTGRPAAVLGPVAPHRWRRWDDLADIFSLPADTDWPSDRDLIDDTVEDPWEAR